The DNA sequence CACAATTGGATAATGATGTGGTTAAATGTCAAGAAATTTTGCAAGACGCTTTTAGAACTGATGTGCGTCCATTATTAGCCAAAGCGAGGTTAGACAGAGGTGGTGCCTTAAATCCTATAAAGACATATCGTTCTTTAGATATTAGAAACTCATTAATTAAAGAACGGGGTAAAAATACTGTAGCAACAGGTCTATAATAGTTTCTTATGATTGACGTAACAGCTATATTCGATATAGGGAAAACCAATAAAAAATTCTTTCTTTTTGATGAAGATTATAAAGAGGTTTACAAAGAATACACACATTTTGATGAAATTGAAGATGAGGATGGTTTTCCTACCGAAAACCTAGAAGCGCTTCAAACGTGGTTAAAAACTGTTTTTGAAAACATTCTTGAAGCATCAGAATATAATGTGAAGGCCATAAATTTTTCAACTTATGGTGCTAGTTTTGTACATTTAGATGAAAACGGCGAAGTACTTACACCGCTTTATAACTACACAAAACCTATAGACAAAAGTATTATAGAAGTTTTTTTAGAAAAATACGGACCTAAAGAAGATTTCCTGAAAACGACGGGATGTTTTGATTTAAGTCTTTTAAATTCTGGTTTACAACTTTATTGGTTAAAGTATAATAAGCCTGAAGTTTTTAAAAAAATCAAGTATTCATTACACTTACCGCAATACTTAAGCTATATATTCACAGGAATTCCACTTAGTGAATATACTAGTGTTGGATGTCATACAGCACTTTGGGATTACACAAAAAAAGACTATCACAAATGGGTATACAAAGAAGAATTACATAAAATTTTACCAACACTTGTTTCAACAGAAACGAGTGTGAATATGAATTATAATGGAAAACGTATCAAGATTGGAGTTGGTATTCATGATAGTTCTTCGGCGCTATTGCCCTATGTAAGAAGTATCAAAAGGAAGTTTGTGTTGGTTTCCACGGGTACTTGGAGTATCTCATTAAATCCTTTTACGGACAATCCTATTATTGAAAATATGAAGGATAAAGATTCTATAAATTACATGCGTATTAACGGAAAACCTGTAAAAGCTACTCGTTTGTTTTTAGGTAATGAATATAAAATTCAAGTTAATAAACTCCATAAATATTTTGGGGTTTCTGAAGATTATCACCGTCATGTCAAATTTGATTATGATACCTATGTTGAAATTAATAAGAATTTCAAACATAGGTTTAAATGGGAGAGTTTAAAGGATATTGATATGCCTTCTGAAACAAACATACCCTATACAAAATTTGAAGATGCTTACCATCAATTAATGACTGAGTTAGTCTTGCTTCAAATAAGAAGTATTAAAGATGTTATTGGTAACGATAGTATAAAAAGATTATATATAGATGGAGGTTTTAGTGATAATGATTTGTATGTGAAATTACTAACATATTATTTTAGAAATATGAAATTAAGAACAACTGATTCTTCGTTAGGTTCGGCCTTAGGAGCAGCCATCTGTATTTCAGATTCAAAACTTAATTCTAAGTTCTTAAAAAAGAACTATTCACTTAAAAAACATGTACCATTTATCATTAGCTAAATGTTTTAGTTTAAAGTTCGTTTAAGTTTAAATATGTCTTCTAATAAAATTATGCAGAATGTTAAAGAATAAAAAATTAGAGCATCCTAGACATCAAATAACTAAAATTATTAGTAGAATTTATAAACGAGGAATGACCACCACTTCAGGTGGAAATATTTCAATTATTGATGAAAATGGTGATATTTGGGTTACTCCTTCTGCTATTGATAAAGGGGCTTTAAGAGCATCCGATATTATTTGTGTTAAAAATGATGGAACTATAGAGGGGAAACATAAGCCTTCCTCAGAATTTCCATTTCACAAAGCTATTTATGAAGCAAGACCAGATATAAAATCTATTATTCATGCACACCCACCAGCCTTAGTATCTTTTAGTATTGTTAGAAAAATTCCAAATACAAATATCATTTCGCAAGCAAGACATATTTGTGGCCCCATTGGTTATGCTAAATATGAACTACCAGGAAGTTATAAATTAGGAGAAGTTATTTCTGAAGAATTTAATAAAGGGTTTAAAGCGGTAATTATGGAAAATCATGGGACTGTTATAGGAGGAAGTGATTTATCGGATGCTTTTGAGCGCTTTGAAATGTTAGAGTTTTGTGCACGAACAATAATCTATGGTTCACAAATAGGGACTCCAAATTATTTAAGTGAAAATCAAATTTATGATTTTGAAAATCAAGCAGAACATATGCTTCCTGTAATGGAAAAAACAACACATTTGCCAGGTGAAATAGAAAAGAGAGAGCAAATATATAAGATAGTTAAACGTTCGTGTGAGCAGGGGCTAATGATTAGTTCTTATGGTACAGTTTCAATGCGTTGGAAACACAATGATTTCTTAATTACACCTACAAATGTAAGTCGTTGGGAAATGAGTATAGAAGACATTGTACAAATAAAAGAAGGAAAAAGAGAAGCAGGAAAAACACCGAGTAGAGCAACATGGATTCACCAGGAAATTTATAAAAATAATCCTGAAGTAAATTCGATTATTATGACACAATCTCCATATTTAATGGCCTTTGGTGTTACAGGAAAATATTTAAATGTAAGAACGATTCCTGAAAGTTGGATATTTTTACAAGACATATCATTAGTAAAATATGGTACTCATTTTAAATTTAATAATAACTCTGAAATTGTTCATAACTGCTCAACAGCTTTAATTATTGAAAATGATTCTGTGATCATTACAGGAGATAAATTATTACAAACTTTCGATTATCTTGAGGTTGCTGAGTTTAGTGCAAAATCTATTGTTTTAGGAGTTTCGTTAGGAAATATGGTACCCATTAATGATAGCCAAGTCGAAGACTTAAGGTCAAAATTTTTAACCTGAAAAATAAATATAAAAGAAAAAAACCAACCTTAAACTAAACAAAAAAACCAATGACACTAAACCACAAAGAAGAAGTAAGCATAGACGATATAACTAGAGGCGAGTTTGAAAGAACTCCAGTACCTCAGTATAAATTAAAAAGTTGGAAAAGTTTTTTAGGGATGTATGCAGGTGAGCATGCAGCAGGAACTGAATTTTTGATTGGACCATTGTTTTTAACCGCAGGTGTGAGTGCTTTTGATTTAATAGTAGGACTTCTTGTCGGAAATTTGTTTGCAGTACTATCTTGGAGGTTTTTAACAGCTGAAATCGCTGTTAAAAACAGGTTAACATTGTACTTTCAATTAGAAAAAATATGTGGTAAAAAATTAGCCACGGGTTATAATTTAGCAAATGGTATTTTATTTTGCTTTTTAGCTGGTTCCATGATTACAGTGTCTGCAACAGCAGTAGGAATCCCTTTTGACATGCCCATGCCTAAATTAGAAGATACATTACCAAATGGTGTAATATGGGTTATTGTTGTATTAGTTGTTGGTGCTGTGATATCGCTTATAGCTGCTAAAGGTTACGATACGGTTTCTAAAGCAGCTAATTGGATGTCTCCCATTATTGTTCTTGCTTTTTTAGCTTGTGCTATAGTGGCTTTAAATCAATTAGGTGTTTCAAGTTTTTCTCAATTTTGGGATATTTGGGGTGAAGGTAGAGACCCTTTTCCAGGACAAATAAAATACACATTTTGGCATGTAATTATATGGTCTTGGTTTGCCAATGCAGCGATGCATATAGGGATGTCTGATTTATCTGTATTCCGTTTTGCTAAGAAAGCAAGTTCAGGATGGACGACTGCAGCTGGTATGTACGTTGGTCATTATATCGCGTGGATTGCTGCAAGTTTATTATATGCGGTATATTTAAATTCACCAGAAGCCCAAGCTTTTTTATTAAACGGTGAAGCCCCCCCTGTAGCACCAGGGCCTTTGGCTTATAATGCCATTGGTGTTTTTGGAATTATAGCTGTGGTATTGGCAGGTTGGACAACAGCAAATCCAACTATTTACAGAGCAGGTTTGGCGTTTCAAGCAGTTTTGCCTAAACTATCGACAGTAAAAGTGACTATATTAGCAGGTATGATTGCTACTATTGCTGGTTTATTTCCTGCTTTTGCAATGAAACTATTAGGATTTGTTGCGCTTTATGGATTTATTTTAGCACCTTTCGGGGCGGTTATTGTTTTTGAACATTTCTTTCATAAACAAGCAGGTATTATTAAAAATTATGCTGAAGTAGCTAATATTAAATTTAATAAATCGGTACTACTTGCTTGGGGTATTAGCTTTGGGTTGTTTTATTTTATATCTGTACAGTTTGATGTGTTTTTATCTTTTGTAACACTTCCTGCGTGGTTATTGTGTGGTATTTTATATATTATTTTTAGTAAATTTTTGCAAAAGAATATTCTATAATATCGATATTAAGACATTGTATATGGCATATACAGGAGGTGAATTAAATGAGCTAAATGGAAAAATGGGGATTTCTGCCCCAAAAAGAAGTGTGCCCGTTATGAAATTAATTAAAATTCATAAACCAAAAAGTAAAGATGCTTTAGTAGAATTGATAGAGTACCATAAAAACAACAAATGTGCCTGTGGTGTTGTAAGCACAGGA is a window from the Pseudalgibacter alginicilyticus genome containing:
- a CDS encoding FGGY-family carbohydrate kinase, with the protein product MIDVTAIFDIGKTNKKFFLFDEDYKEVYKEYTHFDEIEDEDGFPTENLEALQTWLKTVFENILEASEYNVKAINFSTYGASFVHLDENGEVLTPLYNYTKPIDKSIIEVFLEKYGPKEDFLKTTGCFDLSLLNSGLQLYWLKYNKPEVFKKIKYSLHLPQYLSYIFTGIPLSEYTSVGCHTALWDYTKKDYHKWVYKEELHKILPTLVSTETSVNMNYNGKRIKIGVGIHDSSSALLPYVRSIKRKFVLVSTGTWSISLNPFTDNPIIENMKDKDSINYMRINGKPVKATRLFLGNEYKIQVNKLHKYFGVSEDYHRHVKFDYDTYVEINKNFKHRFKWESLKDIDMPSETNIPYTKFEDAYHQLMTELVLLQIRSIKDVIGNDSIKRLYIDGGFSDNDLYVKLLTYYFRNMKLRTTDSSLGSALGAAICISDSKLNSKFLKKNYSLKKHVPFIIS
- a CDS encoding class II aldolase/adducin family protein, which translates into the protein MLKNKKLEHPRHQITKIISRIYKRGMTTTSGGNISIIDENGDIWVTPSAIDKGALRASDIICVKNDGTIEGKHKPSSEFPFHKAIYEARPDIKSIIHAHPPALVSFSIVRKIPNTNIISQARHICGPIGYAKYELPGSYKLGEVISEEFNKGFKAVIMENHGTVIGGSDLSDAFERFEMLEFCARTIIYGSQIGTPNYLSENQIYDFENQAEHMLPVMEKTTHLPGEIEKREQIYKIVKRSCEQGLMISSYGTVSMRWKHNDFLITPTNVSRWEMSIEDIVQIKEGKREAGKTPSRATWIHQEIYKNNPEVNSIIMTQSPYLMAFGVTGKYLNVRTIPESWIFLQDISLVKYGTHFKFNNNSEIVHNCSTALIIENDSVIITGDKLLQTFDYLEVAEFSAKSIVLGVSLGNMVPINDSQVEDLRSKFLT
- a CDS encoding purine-cytosine permease family protein, which codes for MTLNHKEEVSIDDITRGEFERTPVPQYKLKSWKSFLGMYAGEHAAGTEFLIGPLFLTAGVSAFDLIVGLLVGNLFAVLSWRFLTAEIAVKNRLTLYFQLEKICGKKLATGYNLANGILFCFLAGSMITVSATAVGIPFDMPMPKLEDTLPNGVIWVIVVLVVGAVISLIAAKGYDTVSKAANWMSPIIVLAFLACAIVALNQLGVSSFSQFWDIWGEGRDPFPGQIKYTFWHVIIWSWFANAAMHIGMSDLSVFRFAKKASSGWTTAAGMYVGHYIAWIAASLLYAVYLNSPEAQAFLLNGEAPPVAPGPLAYNAIGVFGIIAVVLAGWTTANPTIYRAGLAFQAVLPKLSTVKVTILAGMIATIAGLFPAFAMKLLGFVALYGFILAPFGAVIVFEHFFHKQAGIIKNYAEVANIKFNKSVLLAWGISFGLFYFISVQFDVFLSFVTLPAWLLCGILYIIFSKFLQKNIL